CAGACATCTAGTTATTTACTTGTTTGCACGTTAGGCTTTTGTTTCTCGAGTAAGATGGTTTTGTATATATTAAGCCATAAGTTTTTGTTCTACTATTTTTTGCAGGCTGTGATGGTTTTATCTTGTCTAATGGcctttttattaaattataccGTCTTCTTGAATACAACACGCAATTCAGCACTAACACAGACAATTTGTGGCAATTTAAAGGTGTGTAATCAATGTGTACTGATATAGGTTTACACAACCATTGCTAAGACAAGTGTTCTCACTTTATCTGTTATATTTCTTGCGAACAATGTAGGACCTCTTTACGATTGGGATTGGCTGGCTATTGTTCGGTGGGCTCCCGTTTGATTTGGTAGAGCATTTTCATGTTTTCATTATTTCATAATTCTGTTTTACTCAAGTACTGTCTGGAGTTGACCTTAATAGAGTGTCTTCTGCAATAGGTCAACATTTTGATGTTTATTGCAGATGAACGTTGTCGGACAATCTCTTGGTTTTCTCGGATCATGTCTGTATGCTTATTGCAAATTGAGAGGGAAGTAAAATTTCTTCTGAATATGCTGATTACCAGAGGTAGCTCGATTTTTTCCAACAACAGCAGCTATGATTGTCTTAGCTAGCGATTTTGTTTAATTTACAATCCATCGATGTTTTCTTCAGCATAAACCAGAAACTCGACtaattttcaagaaatttaagtgTCGTATATTGCATTCGTATAATTTTATATTGCAGTAGTATAGTAAATCATGTCTAACAGATATATTTGCATTGTCACACCccgaaaaatcaagaaaacataCTTAAGTATGTATGTCTAGTGTCCCTTTGTGATGCAATCTGCAAAGTAGGAACTTATTATGACAGCATTCCCTAATGAAATCGTCGcgagaaagaagaagaagacagGTTTGGGGTTCTTCTAGGTAGTTAATGTGCCTTCATAATGGACAGCAACTGGAGTTGGGAGTATATTCTGTCTGCAGAATATAACAAGACACTGGGCCTGTTTGTAATGCATTTTAAAACCATAATCATATTGCGTGATTACTGCAAAGCCTTTGGGGATCTCTTATAATAATGTTGTTTTTCTATAGTAGTGAAAGAGAAAAAGATGTTTACCAGGCATTAAGATGAAACTTACTCAACGTTTTACGTTGAAAGTCGATTATTGTTTAAACATTTCAAGGTTTAAGCAGTGTTCGACTTAGTTTCGGGAGAACTGGTAACTTAACATATTATTATTGAACATGCTAATACATGTCTACCTCGGAAAAACAAGAAACTATCCGGGTTAAACAATCAAGAAGTGCCTAAAACTAAATAAACTGGTTAGTCTTCTTGAACACCTAGGATCTgccaaaaaatataaaaaaataaaataaaacagaAGCAAATGAATTAAGAATTTGCAAATTGGCATGTGGCGTGGGAGAATCTGTTTTTTAGTAGGGGCATGCCAATGAATCATCCCCTCGTTCTTCCAAATCAATGAATACACCACAAAAAAAAAGAATACTAATGTAAGGAGATTATACGTGCAAATCTTTCGTTTATAGGTGCACATCGACAGTAAGATTAAAATATTCTTGTGTGCATATTTAACTCCAACTTATATTCATATATAACAAGAATAATTTGGtctttttttgacaaatatgacTTATTGCATTATAAATTagtatttattctcataaattcTCGGGATAAGCGAAGATCGAAACCAGTACCTGAGACAACAGAGAATAAACTCTTAACCACCTAAGATATTCAACCGTGATCAAAATAATCCGGTCTTAATTTCAAAAACGAGCGTGAACCTAGAAATTAAGGGTGTGCACGTATCAGCTCCCGTTACGAAGCTGCAAGTTAAAAAGATGAGGAAAAAGGAAGGGTGAAAGTAAGGGAGGAGGAAACCAAGAAGATTGTCCGAGAATAGAGGCCAAAGAGAGGGCCACTATAACGCCGATGTCTCCGCAAAAGGGGTGATTAAGCTCTGCAACTTTTGCTACAAAAGTGTGCGTGTGTTTAAACAATAAACACTCTTCCTCTTTTGTTAGACACTTAAATGCTTAACTTCTGCACTCCTGTTCCCAATATTCCCATCCCCCCCTCTCCCATGTACGTGATTTTGACCCATTCCCTCCATTGTTTCTGCTACTAACCACCCTTACTTTATGTATCTTTCATTTGTATAGAGAGGCACTGCCAACTTTAAACAATAACAACTTTCAGTCTTTGACTGATTTCGTTGCATATTTTGAGTACCATATCAGATACGGATGGGGTCCTTTTTTCGAAGCTTAAGTGATTTATCGAAAAAAATGTGTATTCTCGTATAATTCAAGATTTGTGCGTTTTAGGCGATATATTAACCTCACGTAGAATGATAGAATAGAATTGTGTTACGATGGGAATCGAGATATGGAATTGCACGTGGAATAGTAGAATCGTGTTACAATGAGAACTAAAAAAAGTGTAAGAAGCAAGAATTTGTGTCGTGATTCTGGTAAAATCTTAAGATATCAGAAAAAGAACCCAACGGATCTTATACATTTCAACGTTCCTTGTCAGTCGTGCAATATGTTTCATACGGATTGACAAGACAACATACATAACCAAACAAATACCAGTTATCAATACTTCGTCCTAAactgtgcacaaatactatgtTAAATAACCGAGCACTCTAAAAATTTAAGGTATCCGAGAAAGGCTACAACAAGTTCTTATGTTTTTCAACAAATTCTTTAGTTCTAACGTATATGATCATATGTAGTGTGCATTTTCAAGTTGGGACACAAAATGTATGTCCTAAACACAAGTAGTAAACCTGCAAAGGTAAACAAGTAAGCCAATTATACAATCTTGTTACTCCAATTAAACAATTAAGCAAATGCAAGcatgaataataaattaaataaaaaggGGAATGTTGCTTAAAGTAATTAATGATAATGCATGATAAAAAAGAGccaaaaaaagagaaaaagaggGTATGTTTTTTATGAAGAATAAATTTATGGAGGTGCATGCGCAGGAGAAAGAGAGGTGATAAGTGTATATGAGTAGAAACTAAGCATGAgaaccctaaagttaatattttGTTAGCTCTTGACATCAATCATTTCCCTCACCTTCTTCCTAACTTCCTTCCCATCCCTATGCAAAACCCTCTATATACTCACCTCACTTCATGCACTCTCTCCCCATCTCTGCACTACTCTTCTTCAAGCTAGTTATGCAAATCCTCCCTCTTTCGATTCTTTTCTGATATCGTTTATCGTGTTTTGAGCACATCTCATACATAGCTAGTACTTCAACATATGAAGTTCACCATATACAGTCTTGCATTATGGGCTTGAGGGTATTGATCTTATATTATCTTGATCTCGTCGATTTAGTATTCAGTatgatattttttttcttaatGTACTGTGTGATATTGCTACATCAGACAAATCTGATTTTGCAGCCATACCTTCAATTTGATTAGTTCAGGTGCGGTTATATTATGTTTTTGAAGTCTCAAATTCTGTATTGTTAATGTGTCGAGTGTGTGTGTGCGTACGtctctgataccatgttgagctcatctaaaaccttaaggcgTTAGAAGAAGGCACAACCGGATCATATATTATACTCAAACACATATCTTCGCATTCTCTTAACCTAAACCCTTACTTCATCTAGCTATAAATAGTGGCCTATCTTCATTCCCCTTTAATTATGCTGTCATTTATAGTTCTTAGTTGCATTTTAATTTGTATCTGGAAATCAAATTCAGAAAGAGATGTTGGTGAGGTTCAATCCGAAGACGAATTTACGAATTGTTTCACGTAAAGGACGATCTCAGATTGAGCCGCGCCAATATCACTTTACAATTGATTAATTTTATCAAATTGTTCAGTCCACCATAAAATTGCATTCAAAACACTTCTACCGACATTGAGTTATCAGACGAAATTTTCACTTTTAACAAGAAATTTTCTGATAGCCTAGTTCTGTCAGATGAAATCTACTTCTGATGGAAGATAGGCTAAAAAGTCTGTCAGGAAAGACTGATATTGCTGTAGTTTCTTCAAAAAATCATTCGATAAAGCCCCTCTATGCTTAATTTGCTTAATACCTAATCTCTTGCAGTTCTCAGTGCAATATTATTCATCATAAATTGTCTGTACTGCAATACATAGCTTGCAATCATTCTTTATCGCGTGAAATTCCCTAATTTTACAATTATCTGATACTTGTACATTAACTGGTGCAAATGAATTAGTGTTTGTATTATCAAATTTTAGTATTGCCTCTAAGCTAATTCTTTGGGTGTTAAGTTTATGTCCATAGCCACTTGTAAACTACTAACTAAAACAGTCTTAACCCAAGCACACCGATGAAGTCTGCATTTACTGATTTACATATGTGTGCATGGAGAGAGAGAGGCACATTGCTTCCTAACACAGATGCCTGCACGGAGAGAGGTACTTATTTTCTTTCGGTATTACTGCATTTCTGTATAAGTTATGCATTTTTCCCCCTCACCCTTATTTGGTTGACGTATGTACTAGGGCTATGGTCGTGATAGATTCTGTTACAATAACAGCAAGTTACTACTGTTGTAATCAGTTATAGTTCTGTCTTAACTTCTTAGTTATGTATTGTCTGTTAGTTTCATTTCACGGAAAGCAAATGTACCTATAATATGGTGCAAATCATGAATATTATCAAGGTATTTTACATGAATATATTGGTAATAAGGTCAGAGAGCAAGTATGTTATGTACACTTAATTGGTATATCTAGAAAATTATATGACAAGATTCCAACATCAAATGAGGCATACGTGCAACTTCAAGACTGCGCAGCTGGACAAGGGAACCAGATTTATATACCTTTATCATTGTACTGCTACTATAAGGGTGGAGTGATTGAGCCACATGTTTTCTATGGCCATTGGCGCTGAATCTTTGTGGTAGTGATAGTGCAACAGAGAGACGGATGTGAAGTTTTATGCAAGGCCTGTAGTTGATTACGGTGGCAGCTTGCAAACAGTTATATGCAGTTGTGCGGCTTGTGCCTCATACTAAGCATCAAGTGCAGCTGGGCAGTTCCTGCAGGCTGCAGGTCAAAGCTATTTCGGATTATAAAGGGATCGAACCCAGAACCTGGGACGGCAAGAGATAAGCCCCAGAATCAGGCCTTGTTATCTGGTTTAGCATGTAGCCTATTGTCCTGTAATCTGGCTTCATTAGTAATATAAGTTGTAGATTGTCATAATTTTTTCACTGCTTGGCAAGCGTTTTAAGACATATATAAAGTATAGTTCCAtaacttattttaaaaatttcttttttttaataaaacTTGAGAGAGAACTATACTATAAAGGAGTCTTAAAATGTGTGACGAACCATTCCTCTCAAATGTAAAgaattgaaagggacggagggagcaCATGACAACGAAAAAAGGTGTAGTATGGTACAGAAGGACAAAGCTACTTGAAGTTATGCTGATTCTGTTTAAAAGTTCTCTAGGTTTTTAAAACTAGTCACTTGAATGAAGTCAAAAGTTAGTCCAGATTCTATGCTTCAATTCCAATCATCAAATTTTTCATACAATGCAATCCATATATAATTAAGAGAGAGTGGATGTCATTCTCCATTCATCGCAATGTCACGTTTCAACCATCGCTAGATGCTAAAGCTTTTTTTTTTCCACTTACTAAACAGCCTTTTAGCTGAAGTTTCCTCAGGATCTTCGCAGGAGGATGGCTAAACAGCTATCCTGGTGCCGTGTTAACCTTTGTAAGTTGGGAGCAGAGATCACGAAAGATCTGCAAAGGTTTAATAATGATTGAGCCCCGGTTAAGAGGCCGGATTTTGACTGAATTTTGTTCTGATTGATCTTGATCACCAGAATCCCAAGTATACTTTCTAGTTCACCTAGATTGGTTCTAATGAAGTTAATGAGGTACATTAGGCTTCTTCTCTTGTCTGCCGTATTGAGATATACAGTTTAATCTCTTTAAAGTAATAGGGTCGGGAtcaagaaaaatattattttaacgagTTTTTTACTTTATCGGGAGCAAAAATACGCCGTCCATTAGGAATGGTAAAATCAGACACGACCCGGAACCCGACACGAACCCAACCCGTAAAAGTACGAATTAGGGTTGAGGATTTTGACTTTCGAGTCGGGTTCGGATTGGGTAAAAATTTACCCGAAAAAATCGGGTCATTTTCGGGTTGACCCGAAATATCCGAAACCGACctgtttatttaaataattaatctatattatatatgtatataaatggtaggttatattttataaatcatCTATAATattgtgttttattatatttctattttttatattaatttggCATAACATTTTAGTTTTGTAATTAtgtaaatttattttttttaattttaattttattaattttttctaatttttgggTTATTTCGGGTCAATTTCGGGTTACTCGGGTACATATCAGGTCGGGTTCGTGTCATAATTTTTGAACCCATTTCGGATCGGGTCGGGTCAGACTAAAAAAAATCAGTTACATCCAACCCGACACGAACCCGACCCAAAATCCGAAATTGTCACCCCTAccggagaaaaatattattttagcgagATTATTACTTCATCGATGTTTAAAGAGTGTGACATCATCGACAAGATTGCAAGATCATTAAGACCTTGCAACAATCTAACAACCTTCACAGCTCATTTAAGACAGGTCATAATACCGGAACATTCTCCGCTTAAGCAGTTGTAATCTAGCTAATGAACTTTCTAAAGTTCTCTTTTCATTcaaagaaggatcaactagttgATAAAAACTCGAAATTCATGATTGACGAGGGGCATGGTCTGTGTACAACTTACCCTCCATAAGAGGGATCATATACTGGTATGTCTGGTTTGGTTTATGATTCATGAATCGGCAGATGATTAATCGGGGATTGATCAATTGAATCGGAGATTTTTAGAACGGCTTAAGCAGCTCCAGATTCCCTCTGAGGGATGGAAGATGCTTTTGGCACAATAGGCATCATGACAAATACAGTTGTCTGATTCGGTGGACAAAGTGATGTAGTAGTAGTTGCAACTTGCAAGAACCAAATCTGGTCCCCTATAATGTTTGGTTGTAGTTGTACACATTCAAGCACGGCATTTGACCAAAACCATATAATTGTTCCACAGAAAACTATCAGCACTCATTTCTCATGTTCACTGATAAATTTCTAGTCCACACCAAAAGAAAAAAGAGTTATTTGCAAAATGCACCTTCCTGATTTGGCCAAAATGTATTTTTTATCTATACTTTAAATAACTGCACTTTGCATCCCCTAACTATTTTTGGCGCGACAAATTGCACCATTTTCGCTAATTTTGTTAAAATTCTCAGGGgtatttttggaaattaaaatatttaattataattatattattatttaagctttttgaccctctaaatgatacttttcaaaaaaaattaaaaaacgaaagttgtagagaacgaaaaaatcttttgaaaataataacattaaaaaattatcaaaaattttacgaagccaaaattaaattaaatctatacttaatgaatttattaaaaagaattataaaaaaaatatatttcagTTTTGACCCTTTATATTTCAGGAAGATCTTTTCATTCCCTATAACTTTTGTTCTTTAATTTTTTTCAGAATGTATGGTTAGAGGGTCAAAAATCTTAAATAAAGatctaaaaataattaaatattttaatttcctaaaatACCCCTGAAAAATTTAACAAAATTAACGAAAAGGGTGCAATTTGTCGCGTCAAAAATAGTTAGGGGATGCAAAGTGCAGTTATTTAAAGTATAGGTAAAAAACACATTTCGGTCAAATCAGGCGGATGTATTTTACAAATAACTCGAGAAAAAACTGTAAAGATATTTACTAAGTATAATCTGATTGGTTGTTGGTTTTCGCTACTCAGTCGACAAGGTCAAGAATTCGATTCTCGGTGAGAAAATGAGTACagtatttttaaattaattatggATTAGATTACGAAAATACCTGGAAtgaaattataaattaataaaaaaaaatcatagATCTGAGATATACGCGAATTTTATCTCTACGTAAACTATCATTACGTATAGTTTAAAATTAATTGCCAAACAATGTATCAAAGACTAAATTTACCGGAGGTTAATTGTTTCCGCAAAGAACCTCGACTTTCAAAAAAAAATCGATAAACTATGAACAAAATCCTCGAAAAACCAGAAATCGACTTTCAAAGAAAAAAAAACGATAAACTATGAACAAAATCCTCGAAAAACTAGAAATCGACAAGTCATAGATGTAGGAAAACGAGAGAATAACAAACAAGCTAGTAGAATCACTAAGCAATCCTTTAGTTATCTGTACAAATCTAGATCTAGAACAAGTAAACAAACCAAACCTGAGATTATTAGATCTTACGAAACTGGAAATAATTTCGAACCAGCTTTCATCATCATCTTAAACTCATCAAAATTAATCTTACCATCTCCATCTACATCAACTTTCCTAATCATCTCCTTACAGCTTTCCAGCAACTTTCCTTCTTTAAACCCTAGCGACGACAACACCATTCCTAGCTCTTCCACTGTGATCACACCGTCTCCGTCGTCATCGAAAACGTTAAACGCTTCTTTTAAGTATCCTCCCTCGTTTTCGAGCTCTCCGTTAGCTCCCTCAACTTGTTCCACGTTAGTTGGGCTCATTATAGACTCGAATAACGTACAAAATTCGTCGATGTCGATTAAATTATCTCCGTTCGCGTCAACTTTTTCCACCATTTCTTTCACATCTTTGTCGCTCATTGTGATCCCGATGTTTTTTAACGACTCCTTCAGCTCCTGACTCGTTATGTATCCGTCGTTGTTTTTGTCAAACGTAGCGAAAACGCTCTTCAGCTCGGCTTTAAACTGGACATTATTTTTGTCACTACCGTTAGCGGCGGTCATAACATTCTTATTCATGATCTCTGTCTTCTGGATAtcgaaattattttttttcaCGTCAGTGGCTAAATTTTTTGTCGAAAACTTGATGAAATACGTGGCGAAGAGACCGATAACAAacagaagaagaagaaaaatgtATGATATCAACAtactttttcttcttcttcttctgaGTTAGCTGTTTCTCAAGATTGTATGATGAAACAGAGGTTAGAACAAAAGAAGACGTGTGAAACGGTGTGTTTAATAACTGAAAAGAAAAATAGAATTTTAATGAGTTTAAACGCGTTATTCGTTGCTTTCTTCGATCCCACAAAACGCGTGATTTTAGTTTAACTGTGTGTATATAATTCGATTCGATGACTTGTTTGTACTTTATTGTTTTTTGGGTTTTTAAATTGGGAGAAAGTGCACTAGTGGGTTTCCAGAGAATCATATTGTGTTAGAGTGTCAAAAATCTGTTGGTAACCATCTGTTTTTCAAAGTTCGGATTTCGGttttttcggttcggttcggtttttgaCAGAATCGATCGAATGCTTCGCCTTAGTCGAGAGACTCGAGACGATAAATTCAAAATTTTATCATTTCGAGATTCTTATTTCAATTTGAATTAGATactagaattttaaaatttaattaggGGCTATGActtatgatcatgaaattatgCACTATCTTATTTTCTTATATTAGTTGAGATGTACGTAAGCTGATAAACTGCTTGATTATAAAAAACAAATTGTTTAGTATGGAGCGTGACTGTATGTCTATATATTTAACAGGTGATGTAATGTTATTCTGTAATAACGAATGCATTCGCTTGTATTGTATTTGTTGTAAGAGTTGGTAACCAGTTGACAATTCTGGCACTTCATGTCGAAAATCTTACGATGTAGGAGCCGTTGAGTGGGAATTACTCCCTAAGTCCCGTGTTTTGTTTGGCAcacattttaaggtgcataaaaagtatagttatgtaatttatttttataattttttttttgaaaaaaagttgaatgttttaatttttattcagaaaaataaaattgtataaaaaaatacaaaactatactttatatacaccttaaaatgcgtgtcggacactctttaaaaaaatgtaaacaattgaaaggtACGGAGGGAGTACTGTTTAGAttgaaattatatatatatataaagagattAATGAATATGGATGGTGGTAAGTAAGATATAAAATTTGTATAGAGATGGAGGATAACATATACTAtcatgtttatatttttatttatagtTAAGAACAtctttaacatattttttatttttaggTAAAAATATTTTCAACAGGATTAggtaaatcaattaattaaaatatagttagttaaaatttaaatgattAAAAAGATATTTTGCTTCGATGTTATTACCTGTAATAATTAgctattattaaaaaaaataagtattaattttaaaatttcaaaatgatttgacatcatAGGATCTGAAAAAAGAATTGTGCTTTAacctttttaattatattttatattaaattattatacTGTTTCTAAAAACTGTAtatttgatctatatatatatatggatgaTGTATAAGAATATCTCCAATAGGATTCGCTAAACTATATTGGCTAAAATTTGTTAAATCGGTAAGATATTGTGTTTCAATATGATCAACTATAATATTTAGTTATATTTTAATAGGGCTTTGTTAAATTTTCGATGGTATTATTTAAAATGGTTAGCTAAGTGGTGTAATATGTATGAATTACGGAAATCGACAATTATTGTTATGCCACGTTAAATGTTATATACACAAGGAATATTCTAAGAAGTGAAAATCTGTTCGATCATTAGTTTGAATGAAGAAaattattatttcttttattttattttattccgtgtttgattagtttaaattattttttaaatgtAATATTTTGGGTTAATGAATTAATTATTTGCAAGAAAAAGAGTTCAAATTTATGGAAGGAAAGGGGGTtttaaaagtaaaagaaaaatgAGCCTCGTTTACCAGGCCCAACCAAGCATCTTTACACTTTCCTAGACTTTTCTGGGCTAAAGGAAATATGGGCTTTTGtcaaaaaagaaaagaaaagaagggAAAGCAACCGTAAACAATAACGATAAATAGGTTTAGTAAATATAGGGTCGAGCAAAATCGAaccaaaattcaaaaatcaaatcaaaccgtgctaattcggttcggttcggtcctgATTTTTTAGAAATTCTGTGTATTCGGTTTGGatagggctgagcaaaaccgaaccgaaaccgaaaaaccgaaccgaaccgtgctaattcggttcggttcggtcctaaatttttcagaaattcggtctattcggtccggaccgaataggCCGAATTAAAATTCGGTTCGATTCGGTTCTTTTCacaaatatttcggtccggaccgaatagaccgaatagaccaaatcataaatactataattttgtattatatatattttacatatatcttaaaaattataatcaaaatttttaatttgtaattatatttatggagtattagaattctacatatcacattactttaattatattttaaaaattataatttttgatttaatttataatgcaattttatttttgaaaaaaaatttggtctattcggtccaaaaccggaccgaaccgaattatttcggttcggttcggtccggtccataatataacttcggtccggttcggtccaagaaaaaatgactattcggtttttcggtctattcggttcggtccggttttggaccgaaccgaccgaatgctcagccctaggTTTGGATCAAATATATcgaaataaaattcggttcgatccggtttttgtaaaaaatatctaggtctggaccgaatagaccgaatcATAAATACTatcattttatattatatatgtttTACATATAACATATATCTTAacaattataattataatttttaatttgtaactGTATTTATACACTATTACAACTTTATATATCaccttactttaattatattttaaattttataatttttagtttaaaattttaatacaaatttatttttttagaaaaaatcgGTCCGTTCGGTccaattcggttcggttcggtccgaACCGACCGAATACTCAGCCATAAGTAAATATAAGTTTATAAGCTATTTCCATATTGTGCCCgtttggaaaattttaaaataagtaatttatgaGTTAAAACGATAATTAatttataagtgataagtagataaatacttataagttatataaacgcttggataattttacttatgagtaataatttttttttaattaaatgaacttaatgaattttaaattataataacaTTTAAAacatctatactatattataatatacgaaacattaaaagtttggtagtcggtcggtcggtacttgctgaaattacttaattacccttatttaattattctaattctaattggtAGGTAGCTCAATTCTAGTTCTAATTTAAATTAAAGTCAACTTCCTTTAACAATTtatattctattttatatcgaactttatatcattataattgatattaaagtcaacttcGACAACTTTTTTTACCAATTTATATTCTTATTTATATTGAGTTCAACATTATTCTAATTAATAGTTCGGGCCGCCCGAAATAAATTTAagtaaactaaatataattaattgataTTATGGGCCTCATGTtaagacaaaataataaatattattggtctggctaaatttatttatttttgaaatactATATTATTGGAAACAGAAGGTCCTAATTATAGCAGAGACAATACATCATAAAGTTCAATGCGACTAAAGaacacaacaacaacaaaaacaaCCGAGAATCCAAAACAGACAAACTAGGGAACCCAATATACTTTAACCGTAGACCTAGCTAGCTAGATGCCTAAGACTGAAACGATTCACTGCACAAGTTTACCACACCAATCAACATGCTAACTAAAAAAATATACCAATAAACTAGAATAaacaaattaatatatattattcatccATGATAAAAGTTTGTTATACAATTGATCCAAACTAACGCAAAAGtaataattaaaatcaaaatataatttgaccaagaggaacaaaatcatatatactaattatttgggctaaaacaaaattatctaaTTGATCCggacttaaaaaaattaaaattaaactaaaattaATTAGTTATATTTAGTCGGAGTAATGGGCATCCGGATACAATAAAATACTATAAACCACTGACTCGAAATAAATCAAATTATTATTGTCTTTTTAAATAGCtcttatagttaatcgattaagtaattaTTTTGCTAAAATATTATTCCAAAACATAATGGAAACATTGTATTTTTATACGTGTATTAATCTAATTATCATGAAGTCATataatttaaaattcaaaatgagcatatttaataatcaatttaaaataatttttaaaagttatatATTATACTAAAAAAGATATTTgcaatccgtgcatcgcacgggttttaaactagtatatttaaaaactaaaattaataaaaaagtgaaaaatcaaaataagttaagAAGAAATTGGTCGCTACTAATATTCAACTTGTAAGTTATAAATTCGACTTttaagttgggtcgacaaacactcgtcgataaac
The sequence above is drawn from the Apium graveolens cultivar Ventura chromosome 2, ASM990537v1, whole genome shotgun sequence genome and encodes:
- the LOC141708921 gene encoding calmodulin-like protein 3 — its product is MLISYIFLLLLFVIGLFATYFIKFSTKNLATDVKKNNFDIQKTEIMNKNVMTAANGSDKNNVQFKAELKSVFATFDKNNDGYITSQELKESLKNIGITMSDKDVKEMVEKVDANGDNLIDIDEFCTLFESIMSPTNVEQVEGANGELENEGGYLKEAFNVFDDDGDGVITVEELGMVLSSLGFKEGKLLESCKEMIRKVDVDGDGKINFDEFKMMMKAGSKLFPVS